The Streptomyces puniciscabiei genomic interval GGAATGAGGGCGCCCGCGACGTCCCCTACGGGGGCGGCGAGGGGCGCATAGGGGGCATTGGCGGCGACACCGGCCGGATGGTGCTTGCCTTCACCGACCGCCAAACGAAATATCCCTTCTGTTGTCGCCGGGGCGTGGCCGCCGTGCCCTCGCCGCCGCACCGAAGGGATACGCGATGAGAGCTGCCGCCCTGTACTCGGCCGCCGGATCCTTGCTCCTGACCACTCTGGCCTTCGCCCCGGCGGGCGGTGCGGCCGGGGCGCCCGCCGTCCCCGGCACAGCCGAGCTGCGCGGCACCGAGGTGGCCGTGTCCCGCGCCCGGGCGGCCGGCATCGACTTCGGTGCGTGTGCGACCGCCGACGTGCCGAAGGCGCCGAGGGGGCTGCGGTGCGGCACGGTGACCGTCCCCCTCGACTACGCCCACCCGGACGGCACGCAGATCAAACTGACCGTCAGCCGGATGCCGGCGACGCAGAAGGACCCCCGCAACAGCAAGCGGAAGGTCCCCCGGCAGGGCGCCCTCGTCTACAACCCGGGCGGCCCGGGCGCCTCCAGCATGCTGTTCCCGCTGCTCGGCGCGCTCCCGCAGTGGCAGCGGATCGCCTCCGCCTACGACCTGGTCGGCTACTCCCCGCGCGGCGTGGGCCGCTCCGCGCCGCTGTCCTGCGAGGACCCGCAGCGCTTCGTCAAGGGGCCCACCGCGTCGCCGGCGCACCCCTCGGAGGGGTACAAGCGGCAGCGCATCGCCCAGGCGAAGGCGTACGCCCGCGGCTGCTCCCGGCGCGCCGGGAGCAGGCTGCGCTTCTACACCTCGCTGAACAACGCCCGGGACCTGGACGTGCTGCGGGCCGCGCTGGGCGAGGACCGGCTGACCTTCATGGGGGCGTCGTACGGCACCTACTTCGGCGCGCTGTACGCGACGATGTTCCCCTCGCACGTACGGCGCATGGTGCTGGACTCGGCGGTGGACCCCGCCCCGGAGAAGATCTGGTACCGGAACAACCTCGACCAGTCGGCGGCGTTCGAGGAGCGCTGGGCGGACTTCCGGGACTGGATCGCCCGCCACAACGACGTGTACAAGCTCGGTGACACCCCCGAGAAGGTGCAGCGCAGCTACGACACCGCCCGGGAGCGGCTGGCCGGGAAGGCGGCCGGCGAGAAGGTCGGTCCGGGCCAGCTGCAGAGCGCGTTCCTGCAGGCCGGGTACAGCGACACCTACTGGCCGAGCCGGGCCGCGGCTCTGTCGGCCTATCTGCACGGCGATCCGAAGCAACTGGTCCGGCTGGCCGCACCGGACGCGGCGGAGGCCGCGGAGGACGAGAACCTCAACGCGGTCTACACGGCCGTGGAGTGCAACGACGCGCCCTGGCCGACGGACTGGAAGGTCTGGGACCGGGACAACACCCGGCTT includes:
- a CDS encoding alpha/beta hydrolase, with the protein product MRAAALYSAAGSLLLTTLAFAPAGGAAGAPAVPGTAELRGTEVAVSRARAAGIDFGACATADVPKAPRGLRCGTVTVPLDYAHPDGTQIKLTVSRMPATQKDPRNSKRKVPRQGALVYNPGGPGASSMLFPLLGALPQWQRIASAYDLVGYSPRGVGRSAPLSCEDPQRFVKGPTASPAHPSEGYKRQRIAQAKAYARGCSRRAGSRLRFYTSLNNARDLDVLRAALGEDRLTFMGASYGTYFGALYATMFPSHVRRMVLDSAVDPAPEKIWYRNNLDQSAAFEERWADFRDWIARHNDVYKLGDTPEKVQRSYDTARERLAGKAAGEKVGPGQLQSAFLQAGYSDTYWPSRAAALSAYLHGDPKQLVRLAAPDAAEAAEDENLNAVYTAVECNDAPWPTDWKVWDRDNTRLARLAPFETWDNAWMNLPCAYWRAPRQQPLDVRTGQGELPTVLILAAERDAATPYPGALEMNRRLAGSALVTERDAGTHGIGGGPNVCVNGHLEAYLLEGRVSGRRASCAPHRLPPAVGPGKETKRGSLKSGRR